A genome region from Kogia breviceps isolate mKogBre1 chromosome 13, mKogBre1 haplotype 1, whole genome shotgun sequence includes the following:
- the LOC136792414 gene encoding spindlin-1-like: MKTPFGKTPGQQSRDDAGHAASMMKKRTSHKKHRTSVRPSKPVSQPRRNIVGCRIQHGWKEGNGPTTQWKGTILDQLLDDYKVGDLRIMPDSNDSPPAEREPGEVVDSLVGKQVEYAKEDDAKRTGTVIHQAEAKPSISPSLMMISIFMSTI, from the exons ATGAAGACCCCATTCGGGAAGACACCTGGCCAGCAGTCCAGAGATGATGCAGGCCATGCTGCAAGCATGATGAAGAAACGAACATCCCACAAAAAACACCGGACCAGTGTGCGGCCGAGCAAACCTGTTTCCCAGCCCCGGAGGAACATCGTAGGCTGCAGGATTCAGCATGGGTGGAAAGAGGGGAATGGCCCCACCACCCAGTGGAAAGGAACCATTCTGGACCAG CTCTTAGATGATTATAAAGTAGGTGACCTTCGCATTATGCCCGATTCTAATGATTCACCTCCAGCAGAAAGGGAACCGGGAGAAGTTGTGGACAGCCTGGTAGGCAAACAAGTGGAATATGCCAAAGAAGATGACGCTAAAAGGACTGGCACGGTCATTCATCAAGCAGAAGCCAAACCATCTATTTCACCAAGTTTGATGATGATTTCCATATTTATGTCTACGATTTGA